In the Pirellulales bacterium genome, one interval contains:
- the dapB gene encoding 4-hydroxy-tetrahydrodipicolinate reductase gives MGLRLVALGAADPGLRIVAALEHAAHPKLGTDAGTLAGAGNLQLPLSAATTAEADVMIDFSTPEGAERALELARRHRWPLVLATTGLEPATVEQLKLTAREIPLLWSPNTSLAVNVAMLLTSTAARALRGNPAGVDVEIIERHHRFKEDSPSGTALRFGQLVAAEMGQSHSQHGREGRPGARPRNEIGYHAVRIGDNPGEHTIVFGLLGETLEVTVKATSRDCYAHGALAAAKWLVGRPPGQYTMNDVLGLTAG, from the coding sequence ATGGGACTCCGGCTGGTGGCGCTGGGGGCCGCCGACCCCGGCCTGCGGATCGTCGCCGCCTTGGAACATGCGGCGCATCCGAAGCTCGGCACGGACGCCGGCACGTTGGCCGGCGCCGGCAACCTGCAGCTCCCGCTCAGCGCCGCAACCACGGCCGAGGCCGACGTGATGATCGACTTTTCCACGCCCGAGGGCGCCGAGCGCGCGCTCGAACTGGCCCGCCGGCATCGCTGGCCGTTGGTGCTGGCGACCACAGGGCTCGAGCCGGCAACGGTCGAGCAGCTCAAGCTGACGGCGCGCGAAATTCCGCTGCTCTGGTCGCCCAACACCAGCCTGGCGGTCAACGTCGCGATGCTGCTCACCTCGACCGCGGCGCGCGCGCTGCGCGGCAACCCCGCCGGCGTCGACGTCGAAATCATCGAAAGGCATCACCGCTTCAAGGAAGACTCACCCAGCGGCACTGCGCTGCGGTTCGGGCAGCTCGTGGCCGCCGAGATGGGACAATCGCACAGCCAGCACGGACGCGAAGGCCGCCCGGGAGCACGGCCCCGCAACGAGATCGGCTATCACGCCGTGCGAATCGGCGACAACCCCGGCGAACACACGATCGTGTTTGGCCTGCTCGGCGAGACGCTGGAAGTGACCGTCAAGGCGACGAGCCGCGACTGCTATGCCCACGGCGCGCTGGCGGCCGCCAAATGGCTGGTCGGTCGTCCACCCGGACAGTACACAATGAACGACGTCCTCGGCCTGACCGCCGGTTGA
- a CDS encoding ROK family protein gives MFLGIEIGGTKLQLGIGSGRSAELLALERRDVSPAAGATGILREIAAAAEPLLARYPVRGIGIGFGGPVDARSGRVITSHHIEGWDEFPLVEWCGKTFGLPAWIGNDADLAGLAEASLGAGQGANPVFYVTIGTGIGGGLIVDRRVFQGHGRAAAEIGHLRPGLLADRPEETVESMASGLGIAAAARERMVPEATRLLSPHLGGGRLGPEHMRQRLIETEAAAEEHAADLWERCDGRLEQLTARHVVAAAAEGNELALEVLQRAWQALGWAIAQVITLVSPEKIVIGGGVSLAGETLLFEPLRAQVARYVFPPLADSYEICPAALGEEMVVFGALALAAHSAVEPDSTG, from the coding sequence ATGTTTCTGGGCATTGAGATCGGCGGCACGAAGCTGCAGCTCGGAATCGGCTCGGGCCGGTCGGCAGAATTGCTCGCGCTTGAGCGCCGCGACGTCTCGCCCGCCGCCGGTGCCACAGGCATCTTGCGCGAAATCGCCGCCGCCGCAGAGCCGCTGCTGGCGCGGTATCCGGTTCGCGGGATTGGCATCGGCTTTGGTGGACCGGTCGACGCACGCTCTGGGCGCGTGATTACGAGCCATCACATCGAAGGCTGGGACGAGTTTCCGCTGGTCGAGTGGTGCGGCAAGACGTTCGGGTTGCCCGCATGGATCGGGAATGATGCCGACCTGGCGGGCCTGGCCGAAGCGTCGCTCGGCGCGGGGCAGGGGGCGAATCCCGTGTTCTATGTGACGATCGGCACCGGCATCGGCGGCGGGCTAATCGTCGACCGCCGCGTGTTCCAGGGACACGGCCGAGCGGCGGCCGAAATCGGTCATCTGCGTCCCGGATTGCTCGCGGATCGGCCCGAGGAAACGGTCGAGTCGATGGCCAGCGGGCTGGGAATTGCCGCCGCTGCGCGCGAGCGCATGGTGCCCGAGGCCACCCGGCTGCTCAGCCCGCATCTCGGCGGCGGCCGGTTAGGCCCGGAGCACATGCGACAGCGGTTGATCGAAACCGAGGCCGCGGCCGAGGAACACGCGGCCGACTTGTGGGAACGCTGCGACGGGCGGCTCGAACAGCTCACCGCGCGGCACGTGGTGGCTGCGGCGGCCGAGGGCAACGAACTGGCCCTCGAGGTTCTCCAGCGGGCCTGGCAGGCGTTGGGCTGGGCGATTGCCCAGGTCATCACGCTTGTTTCGCCCGAAAAGATCGTGATCGGCGGAGGAGTGTCGTTGGCCGGCGAAACGCTGTTGTTCGAACCGCTTCGCGCGCAGGTGGCGCGGTATGTCTTTCCGCCGTTGGCCGACAGCTACGAGATCTGCCCGGCCGCCCTGGGCGAGGAAATGGTGGTCTTCGGCGCGCTGGCGCTGGCGGCACACTCGGCCGTCGAGCCCGACTCTACCGGCTGA
- a CDS encoding SIS domain-containing protein produces the protein MLGAKLELPAYLDRLNQEIARVDQGAIARMADRLYEAWEQDRFVYIFGNGGSGTTATHMSEDLGKSSLRECDLKDESKKRLKVMSLTDNLGWILAVGNDVGYDQIFVQQLMNYGRAGDLVIAISGSGNSPNVLAAVDWANRHGLKTFGLTGFGGGKLKQMQHDGLHVELDDMGMVESIHLCIFHWVLNDVFARINHEGRHAKNGHAAVAR, from the coding sequence ATGCTTGGCGCAAAGCTCGAATTGCCCGCGTATCTCGATCGTCTGAACCAGGAAATCGCCCGGGTCGATCAGGGGGCCATCGCTCGCATGGCCGACCGGCTGTACGAGGCCTGGGAACAAGACCGCTTCGTCTACATCTTCGGCAACGGCGGCTCGGGCACGACGGCCACGCACATGAGCGAGGACCTGGGCAAGAGCTCGCTGCGCGAATGCGATCTGAAAGACGAATCGAAGAAGCGGCTCAAGGTGATGAGCCTGACCGACAACCTGGGCTGGATCCTGGCCGTCGGCAACGACGTCGGTTACGACCAGATATTCGTGCAGCAGTTGATGAACTACGGTCGCGCCGGCGACCTGGTCATCGCTATCAGCGGTTCGGGCAATAGCCCCAACGTGCTGGCCGCGGTCGATTGGGCCAACCGCCACGGGCTGAAGACATTCGGGTTGACCGGCTTCGGTGGCGGCAAGCTCAAGCAGATGCAGCACGACGGGCTCCACGTCGAGTTGGACGACATGGGGATGGTCGAGAGCATCCACCTGTGCATTTTCCACTGGGTGCTCAACGACGTCTTTGCCCGCATCAATCACGAAGGTCGGCACGCCAAGAACGGCCACGCGGCCGTCGCTCGCTGA
- a CDS encoding serine hydrolase: MLGATLELPAGLDRRNQEIARLDLGVIARMAERLFGAWEQDRCVCICGNGGSAATAAQMSLVCNICLPSFVGNVLVDRCAVVARTVAMVLAVLAILLLPSCGFAVEPASQDAGLQEMLADVCRKHKVPSLTIAVVRSAGTVTMQCSGVRKRRTDESVELSDRHPLGSCTKSMTATLAAVLVEAGKIGWDTTIGQVWSRAGEKHLHAALRDVTLDELLSHQSGLASDLKDFQTIKADEWLSFFEEQASPQLERRRMLGLILAIKPQHPRGSYHYSNLGYVVAAAMLETKGGDSFENLMRRHVFQPLTMDTADFRTLALAKELKPPLLWGHVADGSPIDPRIAGAENPSVYAACGTVHLSIADYARYAQWHLKHEPAPLLSQQENVEHLHVGKVDAPAERGKYGCGWIVLDSALGRALFHGGSNTNSQALIWLLPERDFAAVACTNTGESSGLSACGEAIQELMKRYAQAPSKD, encoded by the coding sequence ATGCTTGGCGCAACGCTCGAATTGCCCGCGGGTCTCGATCGCCGGAACCAGGAAATCGCCCGACTCGATCTGGGGGTCATTGCCCGCATGGCCGAGCGGCTGTTCGGGGCCTGGGAACAAGACCGCTGTGTTTGCATCTGCGGCAACGGCGGCTCGGCTGCGACGGCCGCGCAGATGAGCCTGGTTTGTAACATCTGTTTGCCTTCTTTCGTGGGCAATGTCCTTGTGGATCGATGCGCAGTAGTTGCACGAACGGTCGCGATGGTCCTGGCTGTCCTCGCGATCCTCTTATTGCCGAGCTGCGGCTTTGCCGTGGAGCCGGCGTCCCAGGATGCTGGGCTCCAGGAAATGCTGGCGGACGTCTGCCGCAAGCATAAGGTTCCTTCGCTCACCATCGCGGTCGTTCGCTCTGCAGGCACGGTCACAATGCAATGCAGCGGTGTTCGCAAGCGTAGGACGGACGAGAGCGTCGAGCTGTCGGATCGCCACCCGCTCGGCTCGTGCACGAAGTCCATGACGGCCACTCTGGCGGCAGTGCTTGTCGAGGCTGGCAAGATCGGCTGGGACACGACGATCGGCCAGGTGTGGTCGCGCGCCGGAGAGAAGCATCTTCATGCTGCTCTCCGCGACGTAACGCTCGATGAATTGCTGTCGCACCAAAGCGGTCTGGCTTCCGACCTGAAAGACTTCCAGACCATCAAGGCAGACGAGTGGCTTTCGTTCTTTGAGGAGCAGGCCAGCCCACAGCTTGAACGTCGCAGAATGCTGGGATTGATTCTCGCGATCAAGCCGCAACACCCTCGCGGCAGTTACCACTACTCCAACCTCGGCTACGTTGTCGCGGCTGCGATGTTGGAAACCAAAGGCGGCGACAGCTTTGAGAACCTGATGCGCCGACACGTGTTCCAGCCGCTTACAATGGACACGGCCGATTTTCGTACGCTGGCTCTTGCGAAGGAATTGAAACCACCGTTGCTGTGGGGGCATGTTGCTGATGGAAGTCCGATCGATCCCCGGATCGCGGGCGCAGAGAACCCATCGGTATACGCTGCCTGCGGAACGGTTCATCTTTCGATTGCCGATTACGCGCGCTATGCCCAATGGCATTTGAAGCACGAGCCTGCCCCGCTGTTGTCCCAACAAGAGAACGTTGAGCACCTGCACGTCGGGAAAGTCGACGCTCCGGCGGAGCGTGGAAAGTACGGTTGCGGGTGGATTGTGCTCGACAGTGCGCTGGGGCGCGCGCTGTTTCATGGCGGCAGTAACACGAATTCGCAGGCCTTGATCTGGCTGCTCCCGGAAAGGGATTTCGCGGCCGTCGCCTGCACCAACACCGGCGAGAGTTCCGGCCTCTCGGCGTGCGGCGAGGCAATCCAGGAATTGATGAAACGCTACGCTCAAGCCCCCTCCAAGGATTAG